In a single window of the Acyrthosiphon pisum isolate AL4f chromosome X, pea_aphid_22Mar2018_4r6ur, whole genome shotgun sequence genome:
- the LOC100574594 gene encoding cell division cycle-associated protein 7, giving the protein MSAPINEGASTSAGLSEYELLRQENMNKLKHEVGDIFSNALQCAQNLKKKLRLRSGRRAAHIPGLRVKLFSKLEKSSKAKEAQRKDIRRSSRSKRKQIYYDSKDENNNGKNKKCRQKLKQQKKCPSPKSKVSKRTFSRKVSRLDASLVTKEMIDNINYRSVGKKYSTDKGTTCHQCRQKTLDQKSYCRHQSCKGMRGMFCGFCLGKRYGEDVAEALLNPVWACPPCRGQCNCSICRRHQGKDPTGQMAQEAKAKGYNSVCDMLRTIEGDPCEPQNHNPVENHIELQNSNVVSFTGTQLKNDVAVFDEHKSENKVKNLKSISKDEEQCNSKNYIEEQRETSEMVIDKLYEKLMAST; this is encoded by the exons ATGTCTGCCCCGATCAACGAGGGGGCGTCCACCTCGGCTGGTCTGTCAGAGTACGAACTCTTACGGCAAGAGAACATGAATAAACTGAAGCACGAG GTTGGCGATATATTTAGTAACGCTCTGCAATGTGCTCAGaaccttaaaaaaaagttgCGATTACGAAGTGGTAGAAGGGCAGCTCATATACCAGGGCTACGAGTGAAATTATTCTCTAAACTGGAAAAATCGTCAAAGGCAAAGGAGGCTCAAAGAAAAGATATCCGTCGATCATCACGTTCTAAaag AAAGCAAATTTATTATGATTCTAAAGATGAAAATAACaatggaaaaaacaaaaaatgtcgaCAGAAATTAAAACAACAGAAAAAGTGTCCATCTCCTAAATCTAAA GTTTCAAAACGAACATTTAGCAGAAAAGTATCTCGATTGGATGCATCTCTTGTAACAAAAGAAATGATAGACAACATCAATTATCGCTCTgtaggaaaaaaatatagtaccgATAAAGGGACAACTTGTCACCAATGCAG gcAGAAAACTTTGGACCAAAAATCATACTGTCGGCACCAGAGTTGTAAAGGTATGAGAGGTATGTTCTGTGGTTTTTGTTTGGGTAAACGATATGGTGAAGATGTAGCTGAAGCTTTATTAAATccg gTATGGGCTTGTCCACCATGTCGAGGTCAATGTAACTGCAGCATTTGTAGGCGTCATCAAGGCAAAGATCCAACTGGACAAATGGCACAAGAAGCCAAAGCTAAAGGATATAACTCTGTTTGCGATATGTTAAGGACAATAGAAGGAGATCCATGTGAACCGCAAAATCATAATCCTGTAGAGAACCACATTGAACTTCAAAACAGTAATGTAGTTAGTTTTACCGGTACCCAGTTAAAGAATGATGTGGCTGTATTTGATGAACACAAGTCTGAAAACAaggtcaaaaatttaaaatcaattagtaAGGATGAAGAACAATGTaactctaaaaattatatagaagaGCAAAGAGAAACTTCAGAAATGGTTATTGATAAACTTTATGAGAAATTAATGGCTTCTACATAA
- the LOC100160774 gene encoding UPF0489 protein C5orf22 homolog, giving the protein MVYKIKKHSTMPVHVVDDHNDALRYIYREIGSKHLPLYGNVLLHFDSHPDLSIPKDMPADYVYEKEQLFDSLSIENWILPAAYAGHFDKIIWVKPPWARQFNEGEIVFSIGKHKTSGAIRLTNSSDFYLSDGLYCLENDLINIRTIKLFVFTMCSSVFDDGEEKFELLRNKFIEYTRDNPHYILDFDCDFFSTNNPFLTMYDKANLYTNLHKIYSYNSPTNKEDVNSLLQCSRSREILLQELESVFMHLDDGKSLDEYPTETLTAVNTEDLSFIVNELLKHYDTIDWLIVHNAGCTIDNIELPNHHTDIADIAKSMDIVFNFLPIIHEPAAITIALSTGDDYCPLESARFINESLLAKLECLYNKLNVQKCTEGS; this is encoded by the coding sequence atggtttacaaaataaagaaacactCAACAATGCCCGTTCACGTAGTCGATGACCATAACGACGCATTGCGATATATCTATCGAGAAATAGGTTCGAAACACTTGCCCTTGTATGGCAATGTTCTGTTGCATTTCGATTCGCATCCTGACTTGTCCATTCCGAAAGATATGCCGGCCGATTACGTTTATGAAAAAGAACAGTTGTTTGATTCGTTAAGCATCGAGAACTGGATACTACCAGCTGCGTATGCCGgccattttgataaaattatatgggTAAAGCCTCCTTGGGCACGGCAATTCAATGAAGGTGAAATTGTGTTCAGTATTGGCAAGCACAAGACGTCTGGCGCCATACGATTGACTAATTCTAGTGATTTCTATCTGAGTGATGGTCTTTATTGTTTGGAAAATGATCTCATTAATATAAGAACAATCAAGTTGTTTGTGTTCACCATGTGTAGTTCAGTGTTTGACGATGGCGAGGAAAAATTTGAGCTATTACGAAATAAGTTTATCGAGTACACTAGAGATAATCCTCATTATATCTTAGATTTTGATTGTGACTTTTTCTCCACAAACAATCCATTTCTGACCATGTACGACAAAGCAAATCTGTATACTAATCTACATAAAATTTACTCATATAACTCTCCGACTAATAAAGAGGACGTTAACAGTTTACTACAATGTTCTCGCTCTAGAGAAATATTATTGCAAGAATTAGAATCCGTGTTCATGCATCTTGATGACGGGAAGTCATTAGATGAGTATCCGACTGAAACTTTAACTGCCGTAAATACTGAAGATTTATCGTTTATTGTAAACGAGTTGTTGAAACATTACGATACAATTGACTGGTTGATAGTGCATAATGCTGGTTGCACAATTGACAACATTGAATTACCTAACCATCACACGGACATAGCTGATATCGCGAAATCTATGGATATTGTATTCAACtttttacctattatacacGAACCAGCTGCCATTACAATTGCCTTGTCCACGGGAGATGATTACTGTCCATTGGAAAGTGCGCGCTTTATTAATGAATCATTGCTCGCAAAGTTAGAATGCTTGTATAATAAACTGAATGTTCAAAAATGTACTGAAGGTTCCTAA
- the LOC100158688 gene encoding uncharacterized protein LOC100158688, which yields MDDYTAMRRHLPYADYDFMEEEDYDEEETRILELRAQKESTLSRFTPEVRKKVDSVIDELLCETIFNIHRDLKLGILDPSRYDSNYIRRSNSPNLVQMAEQLNITKPTQEVDCPKCSVPVKCLLLSKHLALCMNPHQNTYSYSSRNSSRIARQRIQEGFKTAYDESKNDSEDERVKPKRRNNKGKKSTVKSVRDNSRSKESTY from the exons ATGGACGACTATACTGCTATGCGGAGGCATTTGCCATATGCAGACTATGACTTTATGGAAGAAGAAGATTACGATGAAGAAGAAACTCGCATTTTGGAATTaagagctcaaaaagagtctaCCTTAAGTCGTTTCACTCCTGAAGTTAGGAAAAAAGTAGATTCAGTAATTGATGAGCTGCTGTGtgaaactatatttaatattcatagagATTTAAAATTAGGAATTCTTGATCCAAGCCGGTATGATTCTAATTACATAAGACGCAGTAACTCTCCAAACTTAGTACAAATGGCTGAACAATTGAATATCACTAAACCAACTCAGGAAGTTGATTGTCCAAAATGTTCTGTACCAGTGAAGTGTCTTTTATTATCTAAACATTTAGCATTATGTATGAATCCACACCAAAACACTTATTCTTATAGTAGTAGAAATAGTTCTCGAATAGCTCGACAGCGTATACAAGAAGGTTTTAAGACCGCTTATGACGAATCTAAAAATGACAGTGAAGATGAACGAGTTAAACCAAAGAGACGCAACAACAAAGGAAAAAAGTCTACAGTCAAAAGCGTAAG agatAATTCACGCTCAAAAGAGTCGACTTACTAG